The genomic stretch TGAGAAAAAACTGATACCTGGGTCTTACCTCTAGAGATCCTGGGATGCAGCCGGGGGCACTGAGAGTTGTAAAAAGTTCCAGGTGACTCTAATGTGCAGCAAAGCATTTGAGAACCATAAATTTAGACCAAATGTCTGGGGAGTGGAGACAGAGTAGGGGTAGGAATGGATAGTGGATTATAAATTACTATAGCCACTACatattgttgtatttttaatgtaaattttgcACACATGGGATTGGAGTCAGGTTTGGAGGAATCCATATTTATAGGGAGACCAAATGAACGTGGTCTATATTAGAAGGGCAAATTTGGATGCATCCAAAGCCAATCAAAACCACTTCTGAGCATGGTTTTGATAATGCACTTAAAGAGTGATTTTTGACTTCTGTAAAGTATAGTAAACTAAGAAGTGATGACAGTAAATGATAGGAATCTTTCGAGAAAAAAAGTGTATGAGAATACTCTTAAATTCTGGtcacccacttaaaaaaatgtccattacCAAATAGTTTCTAGAAACTTCAGTATTTTTCACATTCCCTCTTTGAAAgccaaatatttcttaagaattcTTGAATGCGTGAtactaaaattcttttcttttctttattttttgagagagagcacataagtgggagagaggcagaaagagagggagacagaggatctgaagtgggctctgtgctaacagcagagatgtgaggcttgaactcacaagcagtgagatcataatctgagctgaagtcagatgctcaaccagctgagccacccaggtgccccctaaattttttttttaagtttcactaCAATATGGAGGGATCTAGAGGTATAATGCAAGGTGAaataacagagaaagacaaatatcataaaatttcactcatatgtggaatttaagaagcaaaacaaatgaacaaagaaaaaaagagacaaaaaagccccagacttttaaatatagagaacaaactggtggttgcctgaAGAAAGGAGGGTGGACGATGGGTAGGacaggtggtggggattaagagtacacctatcatgatgagcactgagtaatgtaaagaattgttgaatcactatactgtacacctgaaactaatataacactgaacATTACTTATatagggatttaaaaaataaaactaaaaaagtttTCATTGGCTTAAAAGCTGCATGCAAATAAACCAGAATATCCCAGACTGAACgccttaaaaaaattcagatgctCTTTTTCCAGTTATCCACTTTATATAATCTCTTTAGGTTGCATATCCAGATCATTTTATTCTCATACAGACTGtaccccactccccccacccccatatgtCCAGCATGTGGCATCCACGTGGTCACTGTTATGTTTGTACATGTGGAACAGTGGTCCTCCACCTTGGCTACATATTAGAATCATATgggaagacttttaaaaaactgaccCCTCCCTTCTATTCCCATCCCCATAAGTTGAAACCAAACCTTTAGGGGTTAGAGGGCCTAGGCATctctatttttgaaaagtttaccAGCTAATTCTGATACGGAGTGAGGACTAAGAGGTATTAGTGTAAAGGGGAAAAGGAGGTAGATAACAGTTCTCTTGTTCTTagcttgcttttaatttttcctcccccaaaACTAAGCTAACCCGAGTAAGCAATCTTGTGGGAGAGTGTAAGCCTTTAAGGTCTTGGCTCAAATGGATTTTGCAAGTAAAGGTAAAGCTTTATGGAGCCTCGAAAGTCTCTGGTAACACTCTGTAAATACCTGTGGAAGCAGCTGGCCCTTTACTGTGATTTCTGAATAAGTACCTCATACGTAGCCCTTTGCACTTGAGGTGCAGGGAAGCCTTCTGACAGCTGTTTTTACTGTGGTTGGTGGCTAGAGACCataatggagagaagaaaatcacTACCTTGGAGAAGGATCAtaaaaagtgactttttaaagagCTGATGAAACAACAGGTGGGTCAATAATCTTTGTGCCCAACCCAGATTGTACCACAGCTAAATCTGTGCCTGCTGCAAAGAATATGTGGTGCCCACCCATGTCCCCTGTGGCACACATTTGGAAACCATAATTTAGGCTGACGCTGGAATGTGCTCACTGAGAGTTCTTTGGGAAAAGCTTATTCTACCACCCATTAAATAATCAGCAACATAAGTAGTGAAAGTCATAGCTCTGGAAAAAGAAATGCTTCGCATTGATAGTGTcagaataatttggaaaataaacccTAAGAGGTGGAATGTGGTAAAGTAGAAAGAGCACTGGAATTGAGCCAGTAGCTGTGGATTCAGATCCTGGTTTTCCACTATttggctgtgaccttgggcaagacctATTATGGTCTGCGAGCCCTGGGCTCATTGTTGCGGATGCATTCCAAATTTTTATCATAATAcccaatttataatttaaaaaatctattaagtCATATCTACAATATCATAGAAGAGTCCATTtatgattttccattttatatttcacatgaTTATTTCTAGAATAATTTTACAGTTTTGCCAATCATCTCATTATAAATCTTACATTGTCAGAAAAATAGTTGTCCTTAGTTTCTGAAAAGGGTTAGTAACTACTTTCAGTGTCTTCGTCAGATTATGGATAGCTCACCTTTGTTTTCTGGCAGGTTGTCAAAACAGTTTAAATGTAATGaataagtacaaaaacaaaaggccaggaaacaaaaatgctgtattaaatatagaaaaagttTTGCCTTTCTAATAAACACACAAAGAGAGGCACTCCTTAACATATGTGGGCATGTGGTTTTAGCTTATTATAgaatcttttttggaaaagtgtttgtTATGATTTAATTCCTGAAGCTTTCTTTTGCTTTACAGTGTTAGGGTGTGATAATCTCTTGCTATAAGTATAGTATTTCCTGACTTAAAGATGAACTAAACATCTTATCTTCCTCAGAATATATATTCTCCTTTCCATATATGAAGTGCATAAACCCTAGGACATGGCTTTGTCAAATTTGGAGTAACTAAGACCAAGAGGTTGAGTCTTCACAGAATAATAGCCTCTGACCTTATGCAGCACAGACAGAAACACCAACCAGCCAGTAATTTCCTGGTGAGTCTTGACAATCTCTTCAAGAGTCTGTGGACACTTTGTGGACATACATTTTACAGCAGTTGCCACGAGTGCTGGGAAAACTTTTAGTGATGTGTCTTTTATCTTAAGCGTTTGCCTCTTGCACTAAAATAACTGGAAACATAATagcaataaatgttttttcatgCACCCTATTAAGGTCCTGTTTGAACAGTACAATTTTAGTCATTTGTTATTTTGAACTGAGGGATCCAGTCATTGGCAATGATGTGTTTAATTTCACAGATGTGCAAATTCACTTTTAACAAGAACTTGGATTCAGTTTATATGTCCACCTAATGATATTTACAATCAAGTTATTGGCAGGTCCTATTTAAACTAATAAATGCATATCTTTCATTCTAGAAATGTATACAGAActctattttctaaaagtttttccCTATGAAGGCAAttccttttctaatatatacaCATTAGGAAGTTGTAGACAGGATTTCAATATGTGATAGGTCAATCTTGGCCAATATCCAAGGGAGCTGATTTTATTAAATAACCAAAAGAACCTCAATTTCTTTTGGATTCAAGTGTAAAGCAATCACCTTGTAAAGACtcatgccctcccctcccccttgcaaGGAGAATATTAAAACAAGACCACACTATGCCTATGACCAATTAATTACCTTCTGGCTAATGCCTGGCtctgtttttttcaatataaaatgagTATGGCTACAGAAAAGTAAGTTTCCTTTAGAGTTAAGAATCTATTTAATTCCCAATTGtcatagaatattttttagaaaatactgCACTCTTTAAAATTTCTGTCACTGTGTTTCTATTGCTGTCAAAGAGAAAAAGGTAACGACTACTGCAAGTGTACAAATAAAGCTCATTGCGTTCTGCAAATTATACAGATCCAGTGTTTTTGGTGAGTcctcttaaaattttctctggcTTTATCAATTTGAGAGTCACTCTTTATAGATAAGTGTTGTCTCAGTTTGCAAAAAGGCGTGGTTATGGTTTCCAAAGTCACTTGGATAATCACAGTGCTACCTACCTGACACTTGTTGCTAAAAGGTTGGTAGACCTGCTTGTGGCTTCAGCTGCCAGCTCTCAGAGAAGTGTTCCTGTAATtgacaaaagggagaaaataaaagataaaatagggaaagaaaaggagggcaggaaggtagatagatttttcatttcttatcttGTGATACATTCTGTGGCAGTAAACACAACGATCTCTTAAATAGACCttttgaaggcagaaaaagaaaatactccaagagaaaggattaaaaactGGAGATTGTCTTCCTTTTCATTGTGGCTTTGTCCTTTTGGAAAGTCTGCATGACCTCTCCTCCTAGTATTAAATAAAACACGGGTGCCAGGACTGATGATTCGATTTGGTGAGTTAGTTACAGAAGTAGCTCTGGCATCTGTTACTTCCACTCTGTTATCCAttacttctgttttcttaatGGCAGCAGACATTTGATTAGCTACTGAGATTTGGACACGAAGGGGATCCAAGGTGGGTTGTGAAGTAAGTCACATAGCTgcatctctgtttcctctttaCCTCACCTGGCCCTCTGGCTCCAGAGTTCTGGCAAACTGGCAGCTGGAGGCATTCACCTCGGGCTGGGGAGGCTCTAATTATTTCAAgaataattgattaaaaaatacataatagccTGATAATAAAACTCCTGGAATACATATCATTTATACATCATTTTTGGTATAGCGGTTTTGGgaagaatgaaaagcaaatcTCCCCTTTTctgccaaatatataaattagtgGGTAAAACTAAAAGGGTAGGGAATTAAGTAATgtctaaatatttacaaaattcttAATTTATGCACAACCATAGCAGAGAACAAGGACTGCCTTTTATACATTCATAGTTAAGCGTTATAAGAAAAAGCTCCAAgtagaaaaaaggcaaaaatccaaatttcttagcagtaatcaatattttatagCATCCAACAAAAAGTAACAACAAACATTTACCTTATGGGTTAAAATTACTGTAAGCCAAAATACCAGAAAACATTcacttaaaataagtatttttttttcccaactgacTTAAGTATCTATAGCAGTCAACTTTCTTCCGTATGGCTGTACAGAATCAGATGTTACACCCAGAAGTAATTGTGAAAAAGCATCTAGTGGTTCAAATGATTGTGGGGCCTCAAGGGTTAAATGAATTTCTGAAGGTAAAACTTGAGTGTGGAAAGTCTGGAACTCATACCTTAGTCTTTTCATTGTCAGTTCACTGCTTATTTTTTCCTATGCTGAACACATTAGAAAGATTTACATTTGATTGTTTGTCACTATTCACAAGGAGGCACAATCAgtcctggaaaataaataatagaaagcaAGGGAAAATAGTGTATAAAATTTAAGACCAACCAAtcaaccaaattatggaagaaaattTAAGCCACAGACCAAACCTTGTAACCtgaaaagaaccaagaaaataattCTCACCCATTTAGTACCTGTTCTTTTACAAGACCTTAGGCCAAGGTCCAATTTGACTCTGTTGAGACCCAGAGGCTATAGGACTAAAAAAATGGAGTGGAAGTATACAGTTAAGGTCAGATTTGGTTTTATTGGATAGCACAGTCTATCCTGGGATGGCACAATGGACCTGTCTTTATTTGCTGATTGAAAAAAAGTCCAGCCATGGCCTAGCAATCATTTATATAGCAGTCACCAGAGGAAAGCAAACATACCCACTTTAACAATTCATTGGCTCTTGCCACCTTTTCTACACCCTAAAATTACGATATAAACTGCTATTGAGGGTTACTTGCTTATGCAAAGATGTTACTCTAGCAATTGTTGCTTGAGGGCAAACCTGGTGACTACTGGCAGAGGGAATACAAAAGTGAGCTAGCTTATACATGGGCTCCATACTTTTCTTAATTAACTGGAAAAGTCCCTCCAGCAGaatatttgttattataattttaagtgtTCAAGGCTCAATGTGTAACATGTGAAGATGCCAAAGATAAATACTGATAAACTGGAAACCAAATCTAAATAAAGGCCATTTTTTGATAAAAGACATTATCAGACATCACTATATATTCCACCCAATAATCTCATAAATCAAAGCTTTTAGCTGTCTGGATTCATATGTGACTGTATTCTTTCCAGtatgtattctttcttcttccagagGTTGTTCAATCATGGCAGGTATGTTCCTGCCATAAAGTTCACATTGTTCTAGAAACTGGACACATTCTTGAATAACACTGTCACGAAGCACGATCATGTGTTTTGACATGTTTTCTAATAAGGACAGGAAGCATCTTTTGGCATAATACCAGGTATCAGTTCCCAGTTTCTTATGATAAGGCTCCAGGCTTTTGATCACCCGAGAAATACCAAAGTCATAATTTCCTTTGGCACAATAAAGCGTGCCTATCACCAAATTCACAATGCAGAGGTGGTAGATTTTCTTATCGGGGTCATCATAGGACAGctgctcttcctccttttcaATCTTCCTCATCAACTCCTCAGCTTCTTCATTCTGACTTGTCATAATATATGAAACACACAGGTTAGCCAGCACAACAGCACTGACATTCAGAATGTTGTCATAATGCTTCTTGACTATGGGTTCATAGAAACCTATAGCTTCTTTGTATTTGTCTTCCTGCATGAACAGGACATGAGCCACGTTCAACTTCCACACATCATGGTCATTACAGAATTCCACAGATTTGCGGAAGATCTTTTCCACCATTGGATAATTCTCAAGGTTCCAGTAGATTTTGGCCTGGGCCATCAACACAGGAATATACTTCTCCAGAGTGTCATCATATTCATTCACTGCCTTTTTGACAGCTTCGTCATCTCTGTGGTGTCTTGCTTCCTGTACTTGTTTGGTGAGTCTCCGGAGCTGTTCAGTCAGCATCCCCGCTAGCCCATCAAGCTTAATGAAAGCCTCTTCAGGGGCTGTCTGGCAGGTGATCAAGGCATCCAAGAAGTCATAGAGATAGGGTGTGAGGAACTTGTAAGTCAAATGGGCATTCTCGGCCAGGACATCTGCTGCCAGGTCGAAATACTCATACTTACAGTAGAGCAGCAGCAGGTTGCCAAAGGTCTCCGGGGGAAAGGGGTTCTGCTGGAGCAAAAACTGTAGCTTTTCAAACCCTTCTGTAGGCctggcatccatgttcattagcgCCTGGTTGTGCAGGGTCACAGGGTCTAACTCTTCTTCTGCCCTAGGTGGCATGTCAGTGAGGGTTTCCTGGGCCACTTCATAGTTTCTCAGTTGGTATTCTATGGCTGCTTTGAGGTTGAAGGCTTCCACCAGGGCAGTCTGGTGAAGGACTAAGGTGTTGCCAACACTTCGAACATCGATGCCCTCAGTGGTCATGCCCACACCTAGCTCCGGGTGCTGGCGGATGCCACGCTCAATAATGTCTGCGATGTGCTTTAGAGCCGAGGCATAGTGCCGGCTACTGTAATAGGCCAAAGCCAGGTTGTAGGAAAGGTCAGGCTGGTAGCCCGAAGCCTGGAGGGCCGCAAAGAACTTGGAACACGCGGCCTCATACTGTCCCTCCTTGTAGAGCAAACACCCCAGGTTGACCTGACCATCGGGCTCGTTCTCGCCCCCActgtcctctcccccttccccgcccaGTAGCTGCTCCACCAGGCTCTTGGCCCCGGGCAGGTCGCCCTCGCTGTACTTGATCGCGGCTTGCAGACGGAGGACGCGGTTGTGGTAGGCGGGGTTGTCCAGGAGGAGGAAGGCGACCCTGGTGGCCTCTGGATAAAGGCAGGCCTTGTACAGGGCCTGGGCCTGGTACAGACGGTACTGCTCCAGTTCCGGGTGCAGCTGGCCCAGCTGCTCATAGCACTCGGCCGCCAGCGTGAACTCCTGCAGGCGGTAGTAGCAGTAGCCCAGCAGCGACAGGCCGGCGCGGCTCCTCGGGCTCCGCTGGAGCTCGCCGCCCAGCAGCTGCACGGCCTCGGAGTAGCGCGAATCCCGGATGAGCCGGTACACGACGGCAGTGAACTCCCCATCGGGGATCTGCGCGCCGCTCAGCCCGGCCATAACCGCCAAACTGGTGGTGCGTGCTGGTTACCACGGCAACAAGCCCACCGGAAACGGAAAGCTGCTCGTTCTGAGATTACTTTGTAATGGAATAAGCTCAATGGGAATAAAAAGTCATCACTGAAATTCCCGTTACTAATTTCGTTCTTGAAGACATTAGGCTTCTAAGACCAGGAGTCCTGCAAGACCAAACAAACGCTTCGATGCAGTTGAGATACGAAAACTCCACTTCCCGGCATGCACCACTGCAGTCGCGCTGCAGTCGGGAACGTGCCCGCGCTGCCTGCTGGGAGTTTAGTCTCGCGGGACCGATTCACAAGCATTGGGAGGGGGTTTCACCGCCCTGTTGTTTGTATGTTAGTGGTGTTTGCTTGGTGTCGTTTGCATCGTTTCGGTGTCTGACTCGGGAGAGGAAAGTTTATCGTCTGAAATCCCATGCTTGTCTTAGCTGTTTACGGTGCAGTATATACAAACGGTGTCGGTTCCTGTTTTGTGCTTGTAAATTAGTAGGAAGGAAAAGGTGGACTGAATCCTTGGTAGTGCCCTGAAATTAGAGTAGGTTCTTTTTTAAAGCCGCCCTGAGGGCATATTTCTAGGAAGTAATATGAAGAGACCAAAAGTCTATTTTTGTCGTTTCCACAGGTGGTGTAGCATAGGTTTTGTGAATCATAAATGGTACTGTGAGatcctcaattttatttttatttatttatttttcatttgctagatttaatttagttaattttttttttttttttgagatcctCAGTTTTAGATCCAAGTGTCTCCAATCCTCTCTTTTCATGAACAATTATTACTGAATAGATGGTGGCATTTAAACTGGGACTCCTGCCCTGGTCCTCTAACTTTCAGTACAAAGAAGAGACCATTCTTTCTTGATCTGCCTAGATCTCCAttggtcttcttctttttttaatgtttatgtatttttttttttttagagcgagagagcatgagtgggggaggagcagatagagagggagacacagaatccaaagcagcctccaggctctgagatgtcagcacagagcagatgtggggctcaaacacactctgagctcaagtcggacacttaactgactgagccactcagatgcccttcCACTCCTCTTCTACCATTTGCATTGGCCTGCCTAGCCCTTAAGATAAACTGTCAAAAGCATATCTGCTATATACTTAAAGACTTCCATGCAAGTCCTTAATCATCCTCCTTTATACTTTTGCTGGCCATGCatcttttctatatataaattttagaccCAACACCAGCCATATTGTATGCCATATTAGAccatttatgtacattttttctaATCTTAATAACCACCCCTATATTCTACGTATTACATGTAAGGTAAGTTTTGCGTACTGGAAAGTTTTATGTTATTTGCCTAAGACCACAGAGCTAGGTAGTTAGCAGCTGTGCCA from Panthera leo isolate Ple1 chromosome C1, P.leo_Ple1_pat1.1, whole genome shotgun sequence encodes the following:
- the LOC122226297 gene encoding tetratricopeptide repeat protein 30B-like, translated to MAGLSGAQIPDGEFTAVVYRLIRDSRYSEAVQLLGGELQRSPRSRAGLSLLGYCYYRLQEFTLAAECYEQLGQLHPELEQYRLYQAQALYKACLYPEATRVAFLLLDNPAYHNRVLRLQAAIKYSEGDLPGAKSLVEQLLGGEGGEDSGGENEPDGQVNLGCLLYKEGQYEAACSKFFAALQASGYQPDLSYNLALAYYSSRHYASALKHIADIIERGIRQHPELGVGMTTEGIDVRSVGNTLVLHQTALVEAFNLKAAIEYQLRNYEVAQETLTDMPPRAEEELDPVTLHNQALMNMDARPTEGFEKLQFLLQQNPFPPETFGNLLLLYCKYEYFDLAADVLAENAHLTYKFLTPYLYDFLDALITCQTAPEEAFIKLDGLAGMLTEQLRRLTKQVQEARHHRDDEAVKKAVNEYDDTLEKYIPVLMAQAKIYWNLENYPMVEKIFRKSVEFCNDHDVWKLNVAHVLFMQEDKYKEAIGFYEPIVKKHYDNILNVSAVVLANLCVSYIMTSQNEEAEELMRKIEKEEEQLSYDDPDKKIYHLCIVNLVIGTLYCAKGNYDFGISRVIKSLEPYHKKLGTDTWYYAKRCFLSLLENMSKHMIVLRDSVIQECVQFLEQCELYGRNIPAMIEQPLEEERIHTGKNTVTYESRQLKALIYEIIGWNI